In Pseudomonas sp. MYb327, one DNA window encodes the following:
- a CDS encoding helix-turn-helix domain-containing protein: MKTNTTTPTSFEYAIQQLRKTVAKARTSTIGDVIYDKITKEYYGSYIKTPYLPDPAPEEPVESERVKGYWHITEDGSPLPPECKQTPSEYLAPVADLIPKQPNQQTEHKSKAGKKPQVINNPLATALSTLRLEGRSTPWLDDFAFGAICTGPGVINGKHSVALADVKRLLHLPELSVATAAEHLLNHDREPMGPRQLQRVIEAARTALRGIALHLERNPQILRTVDADIDFDKFWATNDDQTKPATPAQHSKKQQALEMIRAGIPTKTTAKELGISKNTVKKWDREAQAAGGVAGGVNDR; the protein is encoded by the coding sequence ATGAAAACGAACACTACTACACCAACAAGTTTCGAATACGCCATCCAACAACTTCGTAAAACGGTGGCAAAAGCACGCACCTCGACAATCGGGGACGTTATCTACGACAAAATCACTAAGGAGTATTATGGCAGCTATATAAAGACGCCATATTTACCAGACCCCGCTCCGGAAGAGCCTGTAGAGTCGGAACGCGTTAAGGGGTACTGGCATATTACCGAGGACGGCAGTCCCCTGCCCCCGGAATGCAAACAAACGCCATCTGAATATCTCGCTCCGGTTGCTGACCTGATTCCGAAGCAGCCTAATCAGCAGACCGAGCACAAGTCCAAGGCCGGGAAGAAACCTCAAGTCATTAACAATCCTCTGGCCACTGCATTGAGTACCCTCAGGCTGGAAGGTAGATCCACGCCTTGGCTGGACGACTTTGCTTTCGGGGCAATCTGTACCGGCCCCGGCGTAATCAATGGAAAACACAGCGTTGCTCTCGCAGATGTGAAACGGTTGCTGCACCTTCCCGAACTTTCCGTGGCTACAGCAGCAGAGCACCTTCTCAACCATGACAGGGAGCCGATGGGCCCGCGACAGCTACAAAGAGTCATAGAAGCGGCGAGAACCGCACTGCGTGGCATCGCACTGCACCTTGAACGCAATCCACAAATTCTTCGAACTGTTGATGCAGATATCGACTTCGACAAGTTTTGGGCTACCAATGACGATCAGACTAAGCCAGCCACCCCCGCACAACATTCAAAGAAACAACAGGCGCTGGAGATGATCAGGGCAGGGATTCCAACTAAGACCACCGCCAAGGAACTTGGCATATCCAAGAATACGGTCAAGAAGTGGGATCGCGAGGCACAGGCAGCAGGTGGAGTAGCAGGGGGGGTCAATGACCGTTGA
- a CDS encoding site-specific integrase, with protein sequence MAYMIKRGALYYLNLKLPKHLFPRCHTLRLSLNIRQRQSAQFLAASLAQQVHKHLNEHPLADLQTLRRLCSEWRDAAPTQTIQPAPRRAPANTVMRNSDGPTLATLSKLYIEEGKRGGTWREVSTFEVKRALRDLFELIGDMPVDAFDAQQARLLKERLSRCPQYFGLRPEYEGKTLMQVVESGATYKTITAVTVNNRLRKLSAFLNWCKSNGYVADNPLVGMKVMTGSAKEARLSFDRYDLTTLLDLDALKAQARKHPWRYWLPLLGRTTGARLEELCQLRVDDFIELQGILCIRIDDSREDQNLKNSSSRRVLPIHPALIDLGLLQHVESVRTTGADRLFPELEAVRGKLGHAPSKWFGRYKTKLGITDPRKTFHSFRHTLIDDLRDAGVQDSLIKRIAGHEDGAVTFSIYGSRSPLKAMLDALHHIVVIDA encoded by the coding sequence ATGGCCTACATGATCAAGCGCGGGGCGCTCTATTACCTCAATCTCAAGCTACCCAAGCACCTCTTCCCGAGGTGTCACACTTTACGTTTGAGCCTGAACATCCGGCAGCGGCAGAGTGCCCAGTTCCTCGCCGCTTCACTAGCTCAGCAGGTGCACAAACACTTGAACGAACACCCCCTGGCAGATCTTCAAACGCTGCGTAGGCTGTGTTCGGAGTGGCGGGATGCTGCACCAACACAGACCATCCAACCCGCTCCACGGAGGGCGCCAGCCAATACCGTGATGCGGAACAGCGATGGCCCTACCCTCGCCACCTTGTCGAAGCTCTATATAGAAGAAGGGAAACGTGGCGGGACCTGGCGGGAGGTCAGCACCTTCGAGGTGAAACGTGCCCTACGCGATCTGTTCGAGTTGATCGGTGATATGCCAGTCGACGCCTTCGACGCTCAGCAAGCCCGACTACTGAAGGAGCGGCTAAGCCGTTGCCCACAATACTTCGGCCTACGCCCCGAATATGAAGGCAAGACCCTGATGCAGGTTGTGGAGTCTGGCGCCACCTACAAAACCATCACCGCCGTCACGGTAAACAATCGCTTACGCAAGCTCTCTGCCTTTCTCAACTGGTGCAAGTCGAACGGGTATGTCGCGGACAACCCACTGGTGGGCATGAAAGTAATGACGGGATCGGCCAAAGAGGCGCGACTGTCTTTTGATCGATACGATCTGACCACCCTGCTCGACCTGGATGCTCTGAAGGCTCAAGCCCGAAAACATCCGTGGCGCTATTGGTTGCCGCTACTAGGACGAACCACCGGGGCACGACTAGAAGAACTCTGCCAGTTGCGGGTGGATGATTTCATCGAACTACAGGGCATCCTGTGCATCCGTATCGATGACAGCCGGGAAGATCAGAACCTGAAGAACTCTAGTAGTAGACGTGTACTGCCCATCCACCCTGCCCTGATCGACTTGGGCTTGTTGCAGCACGTTGAGTCAGTAAGAACCACCGGAGCGGATCGCCTGTTCCCTGAACTCGAAGCCGTGCGGGGGAAGCTGGGCCACGCACCGTCGAAGTGGTTCGGTCGGTACAAGACGAAGCTGGGCATCACTGACCCGAGGAAAACATTCCACAGTTTCCGCCACACGCTCATCGATGATCTTCGGGATGCTGGGGTGCAAGACTCGCTGATCAAACGGATCGCCGGACACGAGGACGGTGCGGTGACCTTCAGCATTTATGGCAGCCGATCCCCGTTGAAGGCGATGCTGGATGCACTTCACCACATCGTCGTGATCGACGCCTAG
- a CDS encoding helix-turn-helix transcriptional regulator has product MDAGLAFGKVLRERRKLAGLTQEKLAMEADVQRNYVSLIERGVHQPTINVIFKLAAALKCQPSALIADVEAIADNTTEN; this is encoded by the coding sequence TTGGACGCAGGGTTGGCATTCGGTAAGGTTCTCCGCGAGCGGCGGAAACTCGCAGGACTGACGCAGGAGAAGCTGGCGATGGAGGCAGATGTGCAAAGAAACTATGTCAGCCTCATTGAAAGGGGTGTCCATCAGCCCACTATCAACGTTATTTTCAAGCTGGCTGCTGCCCTGAAGTGCCAACCATCAGCTCTCATCGCCGATGTAGAGGCCATCGCAGACAATACTACCGAGAATTAA
- the dnaX gene encoding DNA polymerase III subunit gamma/tau: MSYQVLARKWRPRSFREMVGQTHVLKALINALDSQRLHHAYLFTGTRGVGKTTIARIIAKCLNCETGITSTPCGECSVCREIDEGRFVDLIEIDAASRTKVEDTRELLDNVQYAPSRGRFKVYLIDEVHMLSSHSFNALLKTLEEPPPYVKFILATTDPQKLPATILSRCLQFSLKNMTPERVVEHLTHVLGVENVPFEDDALWLLGRAADGSMRDAMSLTDQAIAFGEGKVMAADVRAMLGTLDHGQVYDVLHALIEGDAKALLEAVRHLAEQGPDWNGVLSEILNVLHRVAIAQALPEGVDNGHGDRDRVLALAQALPAEDVQFYYQMGLIGRRDLPLAPDPRGGFEMVLLRMLAFRPADTADAPRQPLKPVGISQATVDSANSVAAAPVVVPVVAAAVAPVVPAPVVAPVVTEPEPVAPVVVPEPEPVVEAVVVEEVVDLPWNDPVEPAPVQQPAVEPVLETTSEQPELPPMPLPTPDSVVPDAPEWAAAPIPEPSVAEVDAATPGMDLDDEPPLDEDYIEPDMDSAYSYLDELASEHAADPAPEPEPEPAAAPATGLALQWLELFPKLPISGMTGSIAANCTLIAVDGDNWLLHLDPAHSALFNATQQRRLNDALNQHHGRTLTLTMELIKPEQETPAQAASRRRADRQREAEESIHGDPFIQQMMQQFGAVIRNDTIEPVEALVSQG; this comes from the coding sequence ATGAGTTATCAGGTTCTTGCACGTAAATGGCGTCCGCGCTCGTTCCGCGAAATGGTCGGCCAGACCCATGTGCTCAAGGCTCTGATCAATGCCTTGGACAGCCAGCGGCTGCATCACGCGTACCTCTTCACTGGTACCCGCGGGGTCGGCAAGACCACCATCGCGCGAATCATCGCCAAATGCCTGAACTGTGAAACAGGTATCACTTCGACGCCGTGTGGCGAATGCTCGGTGTGCCGGGAGATCGACGAGGGCCGCTTCGTCGACCTGATCGAGATCGACGCCGCCAGCCGCACCAAGGTCGAAGACACCCGCGAGTTGCTCGACAACGTGCAATACGCGCCGAGCCGTGGGCGCTTCAAGGTTTACCTGATCGACGAAGTGCACATGCTCTCCAGCCATTCCTTCAATGCGCTGCTGAAAACCCTTGAAGAGCCGCCACCCTACGTCAAGTTCATCCTGGCCACCACCGACCCGCAGAAACTTCCCGCAACGATTCTCTCGCGCTGCCTGCAGTTCTCCCTAAAGAACATGACTCCGGAGCGGGTAGTCGAGCATTTGACCCACGTGCTGGGTGTCGAGAATGTGCCGTTCGAAGACGACGCACTGTGGCTGCTGGGCCGTGCCGCCGACGGTTCCATGCGCGACGCCATGAGCCTGACCGACCAGGCGATTGCCTTCGGTGAAGGCAAAGTCATGGCCGCCGATGTGCGGGCGATGCTTGGCACCCTCGATCACGGTCAGGTTTATGACGTCCTGCATGCGCTGATCGAAGGCGATGCAAAGGCGTTGCTCGAAGCCGTTCGTCATCTGGCCGAGCAAGGCCCGGACTGGAACGGCGTGCTCTCGGAAATTCTCAACGTATTGCACCGTGTCGCCATCGCCCAGGCCTTGCCTGAGGGCGTCGACAACGGCCACGGCGACCGTGACCGGGTGCTGGCACTGGCCCAGGCGCTGCCGGCCGAAGACGTGCAGTTCTACTATCAGATGGGCCTGATCGGTCGCCGCGATTTGCCGTTGGCGCCGGACCCGCGCGGTGGCTTCGAAATGGTGCTGTTGCGGATGCTCGCTTTCCGGCCCGCCGACACCGCGGACGCTCCGAGGCAACCGCTAAAGCCAGTGGGGATCAGCCAGGCCACAGTTGATTCCGCAAATTCAGTGGCTGCCGCGCCAGTTGTTGTGCCGGTAGTCGCTGCGGCAGTTGCACCCGTAGTTCCGGCGCCGGTTGTGGCGCCAGTCGTAACCGAGCCTGAGCCTGTAGCACCGGTTGTTGTGCCCGAGCCTGAACCTGTGGTCGAGGCGGTGGTGGTCGAGGAAGTTGTCGACCTGCCGTGGAATGACCCGGTCGAGCCCGCGCCTGTTCAACAGCCAGCAGTCGAGCCAGTGCTGGAAACCACCAGTGAACAACCCGAATTGCCGCCGATGCCATTGCCGACCCCGGACAGCGTCGTGCCGGATGCACCGGAATGGGCTGCTGCGCCGATCCCTGAGCCGTCCGTCGCGGAAGTCGATGCCGCCACGCCGGGCATGGACCTGGACGACGAGCCGCCACTGGACGAGGACTATATCGAGCCAGACATGGATTCGGCTTACAGTTATCTCGATGAACTGGCCAGCGAGCATGCCGCCGATCCCGCACCGGAACCCGAGCCTGAGCCCGCAGCGGCGCCGGCCACTGGTTTGGCCTTGCAATGGCTGGAACTGTTCCCGAAACTGCCGATCTCCGGCATGACTGGCAGCATCGCGGCCAACTGCACGTTGATCGCCGTGGATGGCGACAATTGGCTGTTGCACCTGGACCCGGCGCACAGCGCCTTGTTCAACGCTACCCAGCAACGTCGCCTGAACGATGCGTTGAACCAGCACCACGGGCGTACGCTGACCCTGACCATGGAGCTGATCAAGCCCGAGCAGGAAACCCCGGCCCAGGCGGCGTCGCGCCGTCGTGCCGACCGTCAGCGCGAGGCTGAGGAGTCGATCCACGGTGATCCGTTCATCCAGCAAATGATGCAGCAGTTCGGTGCGGTGATCCGTAACGATACTATTGAACCTGTCGAAGCCCTGGTCAGTCAGGGCTAA
- a CDS encoding Swt1 family HEPN domain-containing protein — translation MAFEDKVKAFGMTNMLVESEIDQLERKLDINLRGGLSKEDAQSDIEKAYIPQFAQALRTEAAEMARSYELFYCLEKTIRLQITELLELTHGEGWWNDKVIPQQIFVEVKKRIQRERESGITPRSSDELDYTNFGELGEIIKSNWQIFASIFNNVRAVEKVMFNLNSLRNPIAHCSMLAEDEKLRLDLSLRDWFRLTE, via the coding sequence ATGGCATTTGAAGATAAGGTAAAAGCTTTCGGCATGACGAATATGTTAGTCGAGTCAGAGATTGATCAGCTGGAAAGGAAGCTTGATATCAACCTGCGTGGCGGACTGAGTAAGGAAGATGCTCAAAGCGATATCGAAAAAGCCTATATTCCTCAGTTTGCTCAAGCGTTACGCACAGAAGCAGCTGAGATGGCTCGCAGCTATGAGCTTTTCTATTGTTTAGAGAAAACTATTAGACTACAGATTACAGAGCTTTTAGAGTTAACTCATGGGGAAGGATGGTGGAATGATAAAGTAATACCTCAGCAGATATTTGTTGAGGTTAAAAAGCGCATACAGCGAGAGCGTGAATCTGGAATTACGCCACGCTCTTCGGATGAGCTTGATTATACTAATTTTGGTGAGCTTGGGGAGATAATAAAATCGAACTGGCAGATTTTTGCGAGTATATTTAATAATGTCAGAGCTGTTGAAAAGGTAATGTTTAATCTGAACTCGCTTCGAAACCCTATCGCACATTGCAGTATGTTGGCCGAAGATGAAAAACTTCGACTCGACTTGAGTCTTCGTGATTGGTTTCGTTTGACTGAATAG
- a CDS encoding ATP-dependent Clp protease proteolytic subunit, which produces MKYRTSNNIIKLESNQYPMNAITKARSSTQYVIPITGDIGEIYEYGELVNILTYATEDDAVYIQLSSSGGKLETCDYLCRRMDECEAEITVEIGFTCASAASAIALHANDWVIYPSSTMMIHSCSYSPGHGKESDVRARAEFVERVNQEWIERTYQGFLIEEELIDVLDNGKDLYFYADDLRERMPLYKQYRKECKAREVEETLQYWKTLNAA; this is translated from the coding sequence ATGAAGTATCGCACTAGCAACAACATTATTAAGCTTGAGAGCAACCAATACCCAATGAACGCAATTACAAAAGCAAGAAGCTCGACACAATATGTAATACCAATTACCGGTGATATTGGCGAGATTTACGAGTACGGCGAACTAGTTAATATCTTAACGTACGCAACGGAAGACGATGCAGTGTATATCCAGCTCTCATCATCTGGCGGAAAATTGGAAACTTGCGACTACCTATGCCGCCGCATGGATGAATGCGAGGCAGAGATTACAGTCGAGATCGGCTTTACATGCGCTTCAGCTGCTTCGGCTATTGCCCTCCACGCAAATGACTGGGTCATCTATCCAAGTAGCACGATGATGATTCACTCTTGTTCCTACTCTCCGGGGCACGGAAAAGAATCGGATGTTCGGGCAAGAGCAGAGTTTGTTGAACGAGTCAATCAGGAGTGGATTGAGCGGACCTATCAAGGATTTCTTATCGAGGAAGAGTTGATTGACGTTCTAGATAACGGCAAGGATCTTTACTTCTACGCAGATGACTTGCGTGAACGTATGCCGCTATACAAGCAGTACCGTAAAGAATGTAAAGCTCGAGAAGTCGAAGAAACACTGCAATATTGGAAAACCCTAAACGCAGCCTAA
- a CDS encoding phage antirepressor KilAC domain-containing protein, whose translation MSNIVNPSIHENAAQDLLNNSLKYLQALAGQTQALVEDNTRLAHKIEEDAPKVEFYDAVKSAVNCQTMEQVAKKYGVGTHTLFKLLRECKVLRDALDYPPYQQYIDSGHFKAEGRVYQVAGKGRQYNRTMVTGKGEIYIGTLLRRAGLLPENEAT comes from the coding sequence ATGAGTAACATTGTAAACCCGTCTATCCACGAGAACGCTGCTCAGGATCTACTCAATAACTCGTTGAAGTATCTTCAAGCACTGGCGGGCCAAACACAGGCCCTAGTGGAAGATAACACCCGGCTGGCGCATAAAATTGAAGAAGACGCACCGAAGGTTGAGTTCTATGACGCAGTAAAGAGCGCTGTTAACTGCCAGACGATGGAACAAGTAGCAAAAAAGTACGGGGTAGGCACTCATACACTGTTCAAACTCCTGCGAGAGTGCAAAGTGCTGCGCGACGCCTTGGACTACCCCCCGTACCAGCAATACATTGACTCCGGACACTTCAAGGCCGAGGGTCGGGTGTATCAGGTTGCTGGCAAGGGGCGCCAGTACAACCGCACCATGGTAACTGGCAAGGGGGAGATCTACATCGGCACGCTGCTCCGTCGGGCCGGTTTGTTGCCAGAGAATGAAGCCACGTAA
- a CDS encoding transporter substrate-binding domain-containing protein yields the protein MRLALGALLLISLDGAAADVPLRFVVPDSWAMPMVQLERGRPTQGILYDVMLSLATQVGVPAEFHVLPRSRVQNAMEHGEVDVRCYAAQSWMPNQSGDYIWSIPLWTQPDLLISHPATPAEVIPATLSHQSIGTVLGYSYPTLQPLFDADQLHRDDARNQEQVLEKLHAGRNRYAVSNQWTLDWFNQRLLPEQQLQSVAVLQEQRVGCYVRNDPKVPVQRILRTLLRMKMSGEIDDIIRLYIGGKS from the coding sequence ATGCGGCTGGCCCTGGGGGCATTGCTGTTGATCAGCCTGGATGGCGCGGCCGCGGACGTGCCGTTGCGCTTCGTGGTCCCCGACAGCTGGGCGATGCCGATGGTGCAACTCGAGCGTGGGCGGCCCACCCAGGGCATCCTTTATGACGTAATGCTCAGCCTCGCCACCCAGGTGGGCGTGCCCGCCGAATTCCACGTACTGCCTCGCAGCCGGGTGCAAAACGCCATGGAGCACGGTGAGGTCGATGTGCGCTGTTACGCCGCGCAGTCATGGATGCCGAACCAGTCCGGCGACTACATCTGGAGCATTCCGCTCTGGACGCAACCTGACTTGCTGATCAGCCACCCGGCCACGCCCGCCGAGGTGATTCCGGCGACTTTATCGCATCAGTCCATTGGCACCGTGCTTGGCTATAGCTACCCAACCCTGCAACCGCTGTTCGATGCCGACCAGCTCCACCGCGACGACGCCCGCAATCAGGAACAGGTGCTGGAAAAACTCCATGCCGGGCGCAATCGCTATGCCGTCAGCAATCAATGGACCCTGGACTGGTTCAATCAGCGCCTGTTGCCGGAGCAGCAATTGCAGAGCGTGGCGGTGTTGCAGGAACAGCGCGTCGGCTGCTATGTGCGCAACGACCCGAAAGTACCGGTGCAGCGGATTTTGCGCACCTTGCTGCGGATGAAGATGTCCGGGGAGATTGACGACATCATTCGGCTTTATATTGGCGGCAAGTCTTAG
- a CDS encoding phage antirepressor KilAC domain-containing protein, translating to MKMQNTYSSTAHNQTTSAFITSNGSPFTHHSRKALVNPNGDTSPNNLAEALKLVSILKTDRLKLKHEVLALKQQAYKNAEKVTFYDEVADTGHLFDIDEAAKIVGTGRTRLLTYLRKHRVLMRSTHRLNRPYQKYLDAGQFEVKHLQYMNRNTGELKLKSMPFLTGKGLIWLQQFIAKHGRTGL from the coding sequence ATGAAAATGCAAAACACGTACAGCAGCACCGCACACAACCAAACCACAAGCGCTTTCATCACGTCTAACGGGAGCCCCTTCACTCATCACTCACGGAAGGCCTTAGTTAATCCCAATGGTGACACGAGCCCAAACAACCTCGCTGAAGCGTTGAAACTTGTGAGCATACTGAAAACAGACCGGCTCAAACTGAAACACGAAGTTTTAGCATTGAAGCAGCAAGCTTACAAAAACGCCGAAAAGGTGACTTTCTATGATGAAGTGGCTGATACCGGACATCTGTTCGATATTGATGAAGCGGCAAAAATTGTTGGTACGGGGCGGACTCGGCTTCTTACCTACCTTCGTAAACATCGCGTACTTATGCGCAGTACCCACCGACTGAACCGCCCTTACCAGAAGTATCTTGATGCTGGTCAATTCGAAGTAAAGCACCTGCAATACATGAACCGCAACACTGGCGAGCTGAAATTAAAATCCATGCCTTTTCTCACCGGAAAGGGTTTGATCTGGCTTCAGCAATTCATCGCGAAGCATGGTCGAACAGGACTGTAA
- a CDS encoding DUF3313 family protein, with product MQIKPLAACVLTLALAACASPYVDPDHYSGFLKDYSALKEEKSPSGEPVMRWIDPDVDANRYTSVFVEHSQLYPPPQPTEKIPQSALNGITQFYDEALKNAFARELPLATGPGPGVLVVRPAITAVSAKTKGLQPYEIIPIALVAAGVSAATGIRDQDTTLATEAAFIDGGDNKVVAQVVRKGSGAELANSSEVVQAKDFRGVLDIWAQDIVKSYKELKTK from the coding sequence ATGCAGATCAAACCGCTCGCAGCATGTGTATTGACCCTGGCACTCGCCGCTTGTGCCAGCCCTTATGTTGATCCTGACCATTACTCGGGGTTTCTCAAAGACTACAGCGCTCTCAAAGAGGAAAAGTCACCATCGGGCGAACCCGTCATGCGCTGGATCGACCCGGATGTGGACGCGAATCGCTACACCAGCGTGTTTGTCGAACATAGCCAGCTGTATCCACCACCACAACCAACCGAGAAAATCCCGCAAAGCGCCCTTAATGGCATCACGCAGTTCTACGATGAAGCCTTGAAAAATGCCTTTGCCAGAGAGCTTCCCTTGGCTACCGGGCCTGGCCCAGGTGTGCTGGTCGTGCGTCCCGCCATTACGGCCGTCAGTGCCAAAACCAAAGGACTGCAACCCTACGAGATCATTCCGATTGCTTTGGTCGCTGCCGGAGTCAGTGCGGCGACCGGCATTCGCGATCAGGACACCACTCTCGCCACTGAAGCGGCATTTATCGATGGTGGTGATAATAAGGTAGTGGCCCAAGTGGTTCGTAAGGGCTCAGGGGCTGAATTGGCAAACTCCTCAGAAGTCGTGCAAGCCAAAGACTTCAGGGGAGTACTCGATATCTGGGCCCAAGACATCGTCAAATCATACAAAGAGCTTAAAACCAAGTAG
- a CDS encoding alkyl sulfatase dimerization domain-containing protein: protein MTYEIQSKALPGSHDKWRPLKLAGTLCSLVAAIAIATQAVAADAEKPKPASEATKAANNALLQELPFNDKTSFELAHKGFIAPLPSTVIKGASGNVIWDPAKYSFIKEGEKAPDTTNPSLWRQSQLINISGLFEVTDGIYQVRNYDLSNMTIVEGKDGITIFDPLISAETAKAALDLYYQHRPKKPVVAVIYTHSHVDHYGGVRGVINEEDVKAGKVKVYAPLGFIEHAVAENVMAGTAMSRRASYMYGNLLPPAPTGQLGAGLGTTTSAGTVTLIPPTDIIKTTGETHVIDGLTYQFLYAPGSEAPAEMLYYIKEKKALNTAEDSTHTLHNTYSLRGAKIREPLPWSKYLNEALKLWGDDVQVMYAMHHWPVWGNKEVREQLSSQRDMYRYINDETLRMINKGYTMVEIAEQFKLPKAIANKFSNRGYYGSVNHNVKATYVLYLGWFTGNPAQLNELPPEEGGKHYVEMMGGEEAVLKKAKEYFDKGEFRWVAEVVNHVVFANPNNQAAKNMQADALEQLGYQAESGPWRNFYLTGAKELREGVMKLPTPDTASPDTVRAMDLDLFFDFLAMRLDGPKAEGKRLSLNFDFTDLKQKYSVEMENGVLNHTEGVAAKDADATVTLTRDTLNKIVLKETTLKDALASGDIKIDGAQGKLEELVSYMDNFDFWFNIVTP from the coding sequence ATGACTTATGAGATACAGTCGAAGGCGCTACCCGGCTCTCACGATAAATGGCGCCCCTTGAAATTAGCGGGAACTCTTTGCTCACTCGTTGCAGCCATTGCAATAGCCACCCAAGCGGTTGCAGCCGATGCAGAAAAACCAAAACCGGCCTCGGAAGCGACCAAGGCCGCTAACAACGCATTGCTCCAGGAATTGCCGTTCAACGACAAGACGTCCTTTGAGTTGGCGCATAAAGGTTTCATTGCACCTCTGCCGTCGACCGTCATCAAAGGCGCGTCGGGCAATGTGATTTGGGACCCGGCGAAATATTCGTTTATCAAAGAGGGCGAAAAAGCACCGGATACCACCAATCCAAGCCTCTGGCGGCAGTCGCAGTTGATCAATATTTCCGGTCTGTTCGAGGTGACCGACGGCATCTATCAAGTTCGCAACTATGACCTGTCGAACATGACCATCGTCGAGGGTAAAGATGGGATCACCATCTTCGACCCGCTGATTTCCGCCGAAACCGCCAAGGCGGCACTCGATCTCTACTATCAGCATCGGCCGAAAAAGCCCGTTGTGGCAGTGATCTACACCCACAGTCACGTTGACCACTACGGTGGTGTACGCGGCGTAATCAATGAAGAAGATGTGAAAGCCGGCAAGGTGAAGGTTTATGCCCCCCTTGGATTCATTGAGCATGCGGTAGCCGAGAACGTCATGGCAGGTACGGCCATGAGTCGTCGTGCCAGCTATATGTACGGCAACCTGCTGCCTCCCGCTCCGACTGGTCAGTTGGGTGCCGGCCTGGGCACCACGACCTCAGCGGGCACGGTGACGCTGATCCCACCTACCGACATCATCAAGACTACTGGCGAAACCCATGTCATTGACGGCCTGACCTACCAGTTCCTGTACGCCCCTGGCAGTGAAGCGCCCGCTGAGATGCTCTATTACATCAAGGAGAAGAAAGCGCTCAACACCGCCGAAGACTCCACCCACACCCTGCACAACACTTACTCGTTGCGCGGCGCAAAGATCCGCGAACCGTTGCCGTGGTCAAAATACCTCAACGAGGCACTCAAGCTGTGGGGCGACGATGTCCAGGTGATGTATGCCATGCACCACTGGCCAGTCTGGGGTAACAAGGAGGTACGCGAGCAGTTGTCCTCGCAGCGTGACATGTACCGCTACATCAACGACGAAACCCTGCGGATGATCAACAAGGGTTACACCATGGTCGAGATCGCCGAGCAGTTCAAACTGCCCAAGGCAATCGCCAACAAATTCTCCAATCGTGGCTACTACGGTTCGGTGAACCACAACGTCAAGGCCACCTACGTGTTGTATCTGGGCTGGTTTACCGGTAATCCGGCGCAGTTGAACGAACTGCCACCGGAGGAAGGCGGCAAGCATTATGTCGAGATGATGGGCGGCGAAGAAGCGGTGCTGAAGAAAGCCAAGGAGTACTTCGACAAGGGTGAGTTCCGCTGGGTCGCCGAAGTCGTTAATCATGTGGTGTTCGCCAATCCAAACAACCAAGCTGCCAAGAACATGCAGGCCGATGCCCTGGAGCAATTGGGTTACCAGGCCGAAAGTGGGCCATGGCGTAACTTCTACCTCACCGGCGCCAAGGAGCTGCGCGAAGGTGTGATGAAGCTGCCGACACCCGATACCGCAAGCCCCGATACCGTGCGGGCCATGGATCTGGACTTGTTCTTTGACTTCCTGGCCATGCGTTTGGATGGGCCAAAAGCCGAAGGCAAACGTCTATCGCTCAACTTCGATTTCACCGACCTCAAGCAGAAATACTCGGTGGAAATGGAAAATGGCGTGCTCAACCACACCGAAGGCGTTGCAGCGAAAGATGCCGATGCCACGGTGACGCTGACCCGCGACACGCTGAACAAGATCGTGTTGAAAGAGACCACGCTAAAGGATGCGCTGGCCTCGGGTGATATCAAGATCGACGGAGCACAAGGCAAGCTGGAGGAGTTGGTGTCTTACATGGACAACTTCGACTTCTGGTTCAACATCGTGACGCCGTAA